A window from Pseudomonas sp. MRSN 12121 encodes these proteins:
- the cobW gene encoding cobalamin biosynthesis protein CobW, translating to MKTLAKLPVTIVTGFLGSGKTTLLRHMLDNAQGRRIAVIVNEFGELGIDGEILKQCSIGCTEEEALGRVFELANGCLCCTVQEEFFPVMRELVARRGDLDHILIETSGLALPKPLVQAFQWPEIRSACTVDAVITVVDSPAVAAGTFAAFPDQVDAQRKLDPNLDHESPLHELFADQLSSADLVILNKADLISPADLAKVRLEVAEELPPAVKVIEASSGRLPLDVLLGLGNGSEEHIDGRHSHHDHHHDGDDHDDHDHDAFDSISIELPEADESLLLDALTQLVVKHGILRVKGFAAIPNKPMRLLIQGVGTRFDKHFDRKWGADEARTTRLVLIGQELDAVQLEAQLRAALSV from the coding sequence ATGAAAACACTGGCCAAACTTCCCGTCACCATCGTCACCGGCTTTCTCGGCTCGGGTAAGACCACCTTGCTGCGGCACATGCTGGATAACGCCCAGGGCCGGCGCATCGCGGTGATCGTCAACGAGTTCGGCGAGCTGGGCATCGATGGCGAGATCCTCAAACAGTGCTCCATCGGCTGCACCGAGGAAGAAGCGCTCGGCCGGGTCTTCGAGCTGGCCAACGGCTGCCTGTGCTGCACCGTGCAGGAGGAGTTCTTCCCGGTGATGCGCGAGTTGGTGGCGCGTCGTGGCGACCTCGACCATATCCTCATCGAAACCTCCGGCCTGGCCCTGCCCAAACCCCTGGTCCAGGCTTTCCAGTGGCCGGAAATCCGCAGCGCCTGCACCGTCGACGCGGTGATCACCGTGGTCGACAGCCCGGCCGTGGCCGCCGGCACGTTTGCCGCCTTCCCGGACCAGGTCGACGCCCAGCGCAAGCTCGATCCGAACCTGGACCATGAGTCGCCGCTGCACGAATTGTTCGCCGACCAACTGTCCAGTGCCGACCTGGTAATTCTCAACAAGGCCGACCTGATCAGCCCGGCCGACCTGGCCAAGGTGCGCCTGGAAGTGGCCGAGGAGCTGCCGCCGGCAGTGAAAGTCATCGAGGCCAGCAGCGGCCGCCTGCCGCTGGACGTGCTGCTGGGTCTGGGCAACGGTTCGGAAGAGCACATCGACGGCCGTCACAGCCACCATGACCATCACCATGACGGCGACGACCACGATGATCATGATCACGACGCCTTCGACTCCATCTCCATCGAACTGCCCGAGGCCGACGAAAGCCTGCTGTTGGACGCCCTGACGCAACTGGTGGTCAAGCACGGTATCCTGCGGGTCAAGGGTTTTGCGGCGATCCCCAACAAGCCGATGCGCCTGCTGATCCAGGGCGTGGGCACGCGTTTCGACAAGCACTTCGACCGCAAGTGGGGCGCCGATGAGGCGCGTACCACGCGCCTGGTGCTGATCGGCCAGGAGCTGGACGCGGTGCAACTCGAGGCGCAACTGCGCGCCGCGCTCAGCGTGTAA
- a CDS encoding CbtA family protein, with product MIKRIAHTAGFAGLLAALLLTLLQSFWVAPLILQAETYEKAPAVETHEHAAGTAAHSHDAEAWEPEDGWQRVLSTTGGNLVVAVGFALMLAGLYTLRAPNRTSQGLLWGLAGYATFCLAPTLGLPPELPGTAAADLTQRQIWWVGTAASTAVGIALIVFAGHWLLKVLGVAILAVPHLIGAPQPEVHSMLAPEALEAQFKIASQLTNAAFWMALGLISAWLFRRKGDDRYSA from the coding sequence ATGATCAAGCGTATCGCGCACACCGCGGGTTTCGCCGGCTTGCTGGCCGCCCTGCTGCTGACCCTGCTGCAGAGCTTCTGGGTCGCCCCGCTGATCCTCCAGGCGGAAACCTACGAGAAGGCCCCCGCCGTCGAAACGCATGAACATGCCGCCGGCACCGCCGCCCATAGCCACGACGCCGAAGCCTGGGAGCCGGAAGACGGCTGGCAGCGCGTGCTGTCCACCACCGGCGGCAACCTGGTGGTCGCCGTGGGCTTCGCCCTGATGCTGGCCGGCCTCTACACCCTGCGCGCACCTAATCGCACGTCCCAGGGCCTGCTCTGGGGCCTGGCCGGTTATGCGACCTTCTGCCTGGCACCGACTCTAGGCCTGCCGCCCGAGCTGCCCGGCACCGCCGCCGCAGACCTGACGCAACGGCAGATCTGGTGGGTCGGCACCGCCGCCTCCACCGCCGTCGGTATCGCCCTGATCGTGTTCGCCGGCCACTGGCTGCTGAAGGTGCTGGGCGTGGCCATTCTCGCCGTGCCGCACCTGATCGGCGCGCCGCAGCCGGAAGTGCATTCGATGCTCGCTCCGGAGGCCCTGGAAGCGCAGTTCAAGATCGCCTCGCAGCTGACCAACGCCGCGTTCTGGATGGCCCTGGGCCTGATCAGCGCCTGGCTGTTCCGCCGCAAGGGCGACGATCGGTACAGCGCATGA
- a CDS encoding fatty acid cis/trans isomerase has translation MSYRVVIGSVLLLLSSVASAQGPVPAISYTRDIQPIFTEKCVACHACYDSACQLNLGSGEGAARGASKIPVYDGERSDAQAPTRLFYDAFGKQAWQSKGFYSVLDAQGSQAALMARMLELGHKTPLQPNAKLPDDIVLGLNRENMCAQPAEFDGYAGAHPREGMPLAVTGLTDQQYQTLQRWLASGAPIDEQGLAPSAREAMQVLQWENLLNAPGARESLVARWLFEHWFLAHIYFEGGEPGHFFQWVRSRTPSGQPIDLINTRRPNDDPGTQVYYRLWPVQGVIVHKTHITYPLSAAKMARIKTLFYSGDYQVTALPGYGPGRRANPFETFEAIPAKARYQFMLDNAEYFVRTFIRGPVCRGQIATDVIRDNFWALFQAPEHDLYITDPAYRGQATPLLAMPGQNDDVGSVLSLWLAYRDKRNEYEVLRRDSYAAAPAPSWSTLWAGNDNALLSIFRHFDSASVTKGLIGEIPQTMWLFDYPLLERTYYQLAVNFDVFGNVSHQAQTRLYFDLIRNGAEQNFLRLMPAGTREDFLDDWYQNSGKFKMWLDYESIDDSKASGLVLDEKDPKRDFANQLLNRYGDLNAHPDPINRCDSAYCSRPNIDPALQNAEQALSRLVSRPAAGMRVIDLLPEATMLRVEAPSGKRVFYSMLRNRAHSNVAFLLGESLRYQPGLDTLTLYPGVLSSYPNFMFNIPAGQVPDFVAQMENAKDAKRFEKIVERWGIRRSHPQFWQYFHDQTRYILETDPKEAGVLDMNRYENL, from the coding sequence ATGTCTTACCGCGTTGTCATCGGCAGTGTCCTGCTGCTTTTAAGTTCTGTCGCCAGCGCCCAGGGTCCCGTGCCGGCGATCTCCTACACTCGCGATATCCAGCCGATCTTCACCGAGAAGTGCGTGGCCTGCCACGCCTGCTACGACTCCGCCTGCCAGCTCAACCTGGGCAGCGGCGAGGGCGCGGCGCGCGGCGCCTCGAAGATTCCCGTGTACGACGGCGAGCGCAGCGATGCGCAGGCGCCGACCCGGCTGTTCTACGACGCCTTCGGCAAGCAGGCCTGGCAGAGCAAGGGCTTCTATTCGGTACTCGACGCCCAGGGCAGCCAGGCGGCGCTGATGGCGCGCATGCTGGAGCTGGGCCACAAGACGCCGTTGCAGCCCAACGCCAAGCTGCCGGACGACATCGTGCTGGGCCTGAACCGCGAGAACATGTGCGCACAACCGGCGGAATTCGACGGCTATGCCGGCGCCCACCCGCGCGAGGGCATGCCGCTGGCGGTGACCGGCCTGACCGACCAGCAATACCAGACCCTGCAACGCTGGCTGGCCTCCGGCGCGCCGATCGACGAACAGGGCCTGGCCCCGAGCGCCAGGGAAGCGATGCAGGTGCTGCAGTGGGAAAACCTGCTCAACGCCCCCGGCGCCCGCGAGAGCCTGGTGGCCCGCTGGCTGTTCGAGCACTGGTTCCTCGCCCATATCTACTTCGAAGGCGGCGAGCCGGGGCATTTCTTCCAGTGGGTGCGTTCGCGCACGCCGAGCGGCCAGCCGATCGACCTGATCAACACCCGTCGGCCCAACGACGACCCGGGCACCCAGGTGTATTACCGCCTGTGGCCGGTGCAGGGGGTGATCGTGCACAAGACCCACATCACCTACCCGCTGAGCGCGGCGAAGATGGCGCGGATCAAGACCCTGTTCTACAGCGGCGATTATCAGGTCACCGCATTGCCGGGCTATGGCCCGGGGCGGCGCGCCAACCCGTTCGAGACCTTCGAGGCGATCCCGGCCAAGGCCCGCTACCAGTTCATGCTGGATAACGCCGAATACTTCGTGCGCACCTTTATCCGTGGCCCGGTGTGCCGTGGGCAGATCGCCACCGACGTGATCCGCGACAACTTCTGGGCGCTGTTCCAGGCCCCGGAACATGACCTGTACATCACCGATCCGGCCTACCGCGGCCAGGCCACGCCACTGTTGGCCATGCCCGGGCAGAACGACGATGTCGGCAGTGTCCTGAGCCTGTGGCTGGCCTATCGCGACAAGCGCAACGAGTACGAAGTCCTGCGCCGCGATTCCTACGCCGCCGCGCCGGCGCCGAGCTGGTCGACCCTGTGGGCGGGTAACGACAATGCGTTGTTGAGCATCTTCCGCCACTTCGACAGCGCCTCGGTGACCAAGGGCCTGATCGGCGAGATACCGCAGACGATGTGGCTGTTCGACTACCCGCTGCTGGAGCGCACCTACTATCAGTTGGCGGTGAATTTCGACGTGTTCGGCAACGTCTCGCACCAGGCGCAGACCCGGCTGTACTTCGACCTGATCCGTAACGGCGCCGAGCAGAACTTCCTGCGCCTGATGCCCGCCGGTACGCGCGAGGACTTCCTCGACGACTGGTACCAGAACAGCGGCAAGTTCAAGATGTGGCTGGACTACGAGTCCATCGACGACAGCAAGGCCAGCGGCCTGGTCCTTGACGAGAAGGACCCGAAACGCGATTTCGCCAATCAGTTGCTGAACCGTTATGGCGATCTCAACGCGCATCCCGATCCGATCAATCGCTGCGACAGCGCCTACTGCTCGCGGCCGAACATCGACCCGGCGCTGCAGAATGCCGAGCAGGCCCTCAGCCGCCTGGTGTCGCGCCCGGCGGCCGGCATGCGGGTCATCGACCTGCTGCCAGAGGCGACCATGCTGCGGGTCGAGGCGCCGAGTGGCAAGCGGGTGTTCTACAGCATGCTGCGCAACCGCGCCCACAGTAACGTGGCGTTCCTGCTGGGCGAGTCGCTGCGCTACCAGCCGGGCCTGGACACCCTGACCCTCTACCCGGGCGTGCTCAGCAGTTACCCGAACTTCATGTTCAACATTCCCGCCGGGCAGGTGCCGGATTTCGTCGCGCAGATGGAAAACGCCAAGGACGCCAAGCGGTTCGAGAAGATCGTCGAGCGCTGGGGCATCCGTCGCAGCCATCCGCAGTTCTGGCAGTACTTCCATGACCAGACCCGCTACATCCTCGAAACCGATCCGAAAGAGGCGGGCGTGCTGGACATGAACCGCTACGAGAACCTCTGA
- a CDS encoding CbtB-domain containing protein yields MSSISSTSHSASTTTTLSQRLIAAIGASVLGACLVYFAGFSHIEAVHNAAHDTRHSAAFPCH; encoded by the coding sequence ATGTCGAGCATCAGCAGCACCAGCCACTCCGCCAGCACCACGACCACCCTGAGCCAACGCCTGATCGCCGCCATCGGTGCCTCGGTCCTGGGCGCGTGCCTTGTGTATTTCGCCGGTTTCTCGCACATCGAAGCGGTGCACAACGCCGCCCACGATACCCGCCACAGCGCCGCCTTCCCTTGCCACTGA
- a CDS encoding cobalamin biosynthesis protein — protein sequence MTDAGTMPTLVVGLGCQRGCPVEILRALLDRTLSTHRFERAQIRALASIDLKREEPALLALAAELEVPLGCFSSQQLAPYAPQLSHRSTLAYEHTGCYGVAESAALALAEHLARRPPKLLVPRQKCPQATLALACAG from the coding sequence ATGACCGACGCCGGCACCATGCCGACCCTGGTGGTCGGCCTGGGCTGCCAGCGGGGCTGCCCGGTGGAAATCTTGCGCGCCCTGCTCGACCGGACTTTGAGCACCCACCGGTTCGAGCGCGCTCAGATCAGGGCGCTGGCCAGCATCGACCTGAAACGCGAGGAACCCGCCCTGCTGGCCCTGGCCGCCGAACTGGAGGTGCCCCTGGGCTGTTTCAGCAGCCAGCAGCTGGCGCCTTATGCCCCGCAGCTCAGTCATCGTTCAACGCTTGCCTATGAGCACACGGGGTGCTATGGGGTCGCCGAAAGCGCGGCCCTGGCCCTGGCCGAACACCTGGCCCGGCGCCCGCCGAAACTGCTGGTGCCGCGGCAAAAATGCCCCCAGGCGACCCTCGCCTTGGCCTGCGCCGGGTAA
- the cobM gene encoding precorrin-4 C(11)-methyltransferase, whose protein sequence is MTVFFIGAGPGDPELITVKGQRLIRSCPVILYAGSLVPEAVLQGHRAELVVNSAELHLEQIVELIAQAHAKGQDVARVHSGDPSLYGAIGEQIRHLRELGIPFEIVPGVTATAACAALLGAELTLPDVAQSVILTRYADKTSMPAGEEFASLAAHGTTMAIHLGVNHLPKIVADLLPHYGADCPIAVVHRATWPDQDWVLGTLADIADKVAAKGFRRTALILVGRVLATDSFSESSLYRAGHAHLYRP, encoded by the coding sequence ATGACCGTCTTTTTTATCGGCGCAGGTCCCGGCGACCCGGAACTGATCACCGTCAAGGGCCAGCGGCTGATCCGCAGTTGCCCGGTCATCCTCTATGCCGGCTCCCTGGTGCCCGAAGCCGTGCTGCAGGGGCATCGCGCCGAATTAGTGGTCAACAGCGCCGAATTGCACCTGGAGCAGATTGTCGAGCTGATCGCACAGGCCCATGCCAAGGGCCAGGACGTGGCCCGGGTACACTCCGGCGACCCGAGCCTGTATGGCGCCATCGGCGAGCAGATCCGCCATCTGCGCGAGTTGGGCATTCCCTTCGAGATCGTCCCCGGCGTAACCGCCACCGCGGCCTGCGCGGCCTTGCTCGGCGCCGAGCTGACGTTGCCGGACGTGGCCCAGAGCGTGATTCTCACCCGCTACGCCGACAAGACGTCGATGCCCGCCGGTGAAGAATTCGCCAGCCTGGCCGCTCATGGCACCACCATGGCCATCCACCTGGGGGTCAACCATCTGCCGAAGATAGTCGCCGACCTGCTGCCCCACTACGGCGCCGACTGCCCGATCGCCGTGGTGCATCGGGCGACCTGGCCGGACCAGGACTGGGTGCTGGGCACCCTGGCGGACATTGCCGACAAGGTGGCGGCCAAGGGCTTTCGCCGCACCGCGCTGATCCTGGTGGGCCGGGTGCTGGCCACGGACAGCTTCAGTGAGTCGTCGTTGTATCGCGCAGGGCATGCGCATTTGTATCGCCCTTGA
- the cobN gene encoding cobaltochelatase subunit CobN produces MHLLRTQPGGFVSDDNIADLGQTPAELVILCSGDSSLALLAEAARQLPEDYPSFRLANPMQVQNHASVDLYVDQVLRHAKMILVSLHGGIAYWRYGIEQLVQLAQRGVQLILVPGDDRPDPELSDLSTVPAADRERLWHFLRQGGLGNALDLYRCLASGWLGRAYPWSEPQTLPRTAIYHPNTGSAALGDWQADWQAGQPVAALLFYRSHLQAANTAFIDEFCRRLQAAGLNPLPVALASLKEPGCLTVVEELLDEVQAAVILNTTGFAQSSPEAPHLRPFRRDIPVIQAICAQDNEPGWRASEQGLGPRDLAMHIALPELDGRIISRPISFKDLAWRSERSQSDVVCYRPAPERMDFVAELARRWVDLARLANGEKRIALILANYPTRDGRIGNGVGLDTPAAALNILRALHARGYPLPAELPASGTALIQQLLGGVSNDLDSLDLRPCQQSLALAEYQALFDALPEANRQAVLERWGCPENDPMFRSGRMMVAGLRLGLTFVGIQPARGYQVDPSAVYHDPDLVPPHGYLAFYFWLRQAYGAHGVIHVGKHGNLEWLPGKGVGLSESCWPDLLLGPLPNIYPFIVNDPGEGAQAKRRTQAVIIDHLMPPLTRAETYGPLRDLELLADEYYEAQLLDPRRARELQKDILKLVRLTQIDRELQLDGQLDGEADAALWLPRLDTYLCDLKESQIRDGLHVFGESPAGRLRIDTLLALLRIPRGDGKGAQSSLLRALAKAFELGFDPLDCALAEPWSGRRPQVLQALSEQLWRTAGDARERLELYAGQLIEAALQGEVEQLRAPGWDEVKAIIDSLRDVVAPRLDACGPAEMGGLLDALDGRFVPAGPSGAPSRGRLDVLPTGRNFYSVDVRNLPTTTAWRIGFQSADLILERHLQDHGDHLRQLGLSVWGTATMRTGGDDIAQAMALMGVRPVWATGSQRVDDFEILPLSLLDRPRVDVTLRVSGFFRDAFANLIRLFDAAVQAVAALDEPDDLNPLAAKIRAEREALEQSGLDAEAARRQAGWRIFGAKPGAYGAGVQGAIDGRLWQSREDLAEVYLNWGGYAYGGSDEGTAARGQFARRLGQVQAVLQNQDNREHDLLDSNDYYQFQGGMLAAVESLSGAQAASYHGDHSQPDLPKIRSLKEELNRVIRSRAANPKWIDGVKRHGYKGAFEMAATVDNLFAFDATTALIDDHQYALLADAYLLDPATRDFIRQHNPHALRDMTERMLEAQQRGMWQEPGEYREALENLLLDIEEDS; encoded by the coding sequence ATGCACCTGCTCAGGACCCAGCCCGGCGGTTTCGTGTCGGATGACAACATTGCCGACCTGGGACAAACCCCCGCCGAGCTGGTGATCCTGTGCAGCGGCGACTCCAGCCTGGCGCTGCTGGCCGAAGCGGCCCGGCAGTTGCCGGAGGACTACCCGAGTTTTCGCCTGGCCAACCCGATGCAGGTGCAAAACCATGCATCGGTCGACCTGTATGTCGACCAGGTGCTGCGCCATGCCAAGATGATCCTGGTTTCCCTGCACGGCGGCATCGCCTATTGGCGCTACGGCATCGAGCAACTGGTGCAACTGGCGCAGCGCGGCGTGCAGTTGATCCTGGTGCCGGGCGACGACCGTCCGGACCCGGAACTGAGCGACTTGAGCACGGTGCCTGCCGCCGATCGCGAGCGTCTCTGGCATTTCCTGCGCCAGGGCGGCCTGGGCAATGCGCTGGACCTGTACCGGTGCCTGGCCAGTGGCTGGCTGGGGCGCGCTTACCCCTGGTCCGAGCCGCAGACCCTGCCGCGCACCGCGATCTACCACCCGAACACAGGCAGCGCCGCTCTCGGCGATTGGCAGGCCGACTGGCAGGCCGGTCAGCCGGTGGCGGCGTTGCTGTTCTACCGCTCGCACCTGCAGGCGGCCAATACCGCCTTTATCGATGAATTCTGCCGACGCTTGCAGGCAGCGGGCTTGAACCCGTTGCCGGTGGCCTTGGCCAGCCTGAAGGAGCCCGGCTGCCTGACGGTGGTCGAGGAGCTGCTGGATGAGGTGCAGGCGGCGGTGATCCTCAATACCACCGGGTTTGCCCAGTCCAGCCCGGAGGCGCCGCACCTGCGGCCGTTCCGCCGCGACATCCCGGTGATCCAGGCCATCTGCGCCCAGGACAACGAACCCGGCTGGCGCGCCAGCGAGCAGGGCCTGGGCCCGCGCGACCTGGCGATGCACATCGCCTTGCCGGAACTGGACGGGCGCATCATCAGCCGCCCCATCAGCTTCAAGGACCTGGCCTGGCGCAGCGAGCGCAGCCAGTCGGACGTGGTCTGCTATCGCCCGGCCCCCGAGCGCATGGACTTCGTCGCCGAACTGGCGCGGCGCTGGGTCGACCTGGCGCGGCTGGCCAATGGCGAAAAACGTATCGCCCTGATTCTCGCCAACTACCCGACCCGCGATGGCCGCATCGGCAACGGCGTGGGCCTGGACACGCCGGCGGCGGCGCTGAATATCCTGCGCGCCCTGCACGCGCGGGGCTATCCGCTGCCGGCCGAGTTGCCGGCCAGCGGTACGGCGCTGATCCAGCAATTGCTGGGCGGGGTCAGCAACGATCTGGACAGCCTCGACCTGCGTCCCTGCCAGCAAAGCCTGGCGCTGGCCGAATACCAGGCGCTGTTCGACGCGCTGCCCGAGGCCAACCGCCAGGCGGTGCTGGAGCGTTGGGGCTGTCCGGAGAACGATCCGATGTTCCGCAGCGGGCGGATGATGGTCGCCGGCCTGCGCCTGGGCCTGACCTTCGTCGGCATCCAGCCGGCGCGCGGTTACCAGGTCGACCCGAGCGCGGTCTACCACGACCCGGACCTGGTGCCGCCCCACGGCTACCTGGCGTTCTATTTCTGGCTGCGCCAGGCCTATGGCGCCCATGGGGTGATCCATGTCGGCAAGCACGGCAACCTGGAATGGCTGCCGGGCAAGGGTGTCGGCCTGTCGGAGAGCTGCTGGCCGGACCTGCTGCTGGGGCCGCTGCCGAATATCTACCCGTTCATCGTCAACGACCCAGGCGAGGGTGCCCAGGCCAAGCGCCGGACCCAGGCGGTGATCATCGATCACCTGATGCCGCCGCTGACCCGGGCCGAAACCTATGGCCCGCTGCGTGACCTGGAGCTGCTCGCCGACGAGTACTACGAAGCGCAGTTGCTCGACCCGCGGCGTGCCCGCGAATTGCAGAAAGACATTCTCAAGCTGGTGCGCCTGACCCAGATCGACCGCGAGCTGCAACTGGATGGGCAGCTCGACGGCGAGGCCGACGCGGCGCTCTGGCTGCCGCGCCTGGACACCTACCTGTGCGACCTGAAGGAATCGCAGATTCGCGATGGCCTGCATGTGTTCGGCGAATCGCCCGCCGGCCGTTTGCGCATCGACACCTTGCTGGCCTTGCTGCGCATTCCGCGGGGCGATGGCAAGGGCGCGCAGTCGAGCCTGTTGCGGGCCCTGGCCAAGGCGTTCGAGCTGGGCTTCGATCCGCTGGACTGTGCCCTGGCCGAACCCTGGAGCGGTCGCCGGCCCCAGGTTTTGCAAGCGCTCAGCGAGCAGCTGTGGCGCACCGCGGGCGATGCGCGCGAGCGCCTGGAGCTGTATGCCGGGCAGTTGATCGAAGCGGCGCTGCAAGGCGAGGTCGAACAGTTGCGCGCGCCCGGCTGGGACGAGGTGAAGGCAATCATCGACAGCCTGCGCGACGTCGTGGCACCGCGCCTGGACGCCTGCGGCCCGGCGGAGATGGGCGGCCTGCTGGACGCGCTGGATGGGCGTTTCGTTCCGGCTGGCCCCAGTGGCGCGCCGAGCCGCGGACGCCTGGACGTGCTGCCCACCGGGCGCAACTTCTATTCGGTGGATGTGCGCAACCTGCCGACCACCACCGCCTGGCGCATCGGCTTCCAGTCGGCCGACCTGATCCTCGAACGGCACCTGCAGGACCATGGCGACCACCTGCGCCAGCTCGGCCTCTCGGTGTGGGGCACGGCAACCATGCGTACCGGCGGCGACGACATCGCCCAGGCCATGGCGCTGATGGGCGTGCGCCCGGTATGGGCCACCGGCAGCCAGCGGGTCGATGACTTCGAGATTCTGCCGCTGAGCCTGCTGGATCGGCCGCGGGTGGACGTGACGCTGCGGGTGTCGGGGTTCTTCCGCGATGCCTTCGCCAACCTGATCCGGCTGTTCGACGCCGCGGTGCAGGCGGTGGCCGCGCTGGACGAACCGGACGACCTCAATCCGCTGGCGGCCAAAATCCGCGCCGAACGTGAGGCGCTGGAGCAGTCCGGGCTGGACGCCGAGGCGGCCCGACGCCAGGCCGGCTGGCGCATCTTCGGCGCCAAGCCCGGTGCCTATGGCGCGGGGGTACAGGGCGCGATCGACGGGCGCCTGTGGCAGAGCCGCGAGGACCTGGCCGAGGTCTACCTGAACTGGGGCGGCTATGCCTATGGCGGGTCCGACGAGGGTACGGCGGCCCGTGGCCAGTTCGCCCGGCGCCTGGGCCAGGTGCAGGCGGTGCTGCAGAACCAGGACAACCGCGAGCACGACCTGCTGGATTCCAACGACTACTACCAGTTCCAGGGCGGCATGCTGGCGGCGGTGGAGAGCCTCAGTGGCGCCCAGGCCGCCAGTTACCATGGCGATCACAGCCAGCCGGACCTGCCGAAGATCCGCAGCCTCAAGGAAGAGCTGAACCGGGTGATTCGCTCGCGCGCAGCCAACCCGAAGTGGATCGACGGGGTGAAACGCCACGGCTACAAGGGGGCCTTTGAAATGGCCGCCACCGTGGATAATCTGTTCGCCTTCGATGCCACGACCGCCTTGATCGACGATCACCAGTACGCCTTGCTGGCCGACGCCTATCTGCTGGACCCGGCGACCCGCGACTTTATCCGGCAGCACAACCCCCACGCGTTGCGCGATATGACCGAGCGTATGCTCGAGGCCCAGCAGCGCGGCATGTGGCAGGAGCCGGGCGAGTACCGCGAGGCCTTGGAAAACCTGTTGCTGGATATCGAGGAAGACTCCTGA
- the nfuA gene encoding Fe-S biogenesis protein NfuA yields the protein MTAITITDAAHDYLADLLSKQSTPGIGIRIFITQPGTQYAETCIAYCKPGEEKPEDKALGLKSFTAYIDAFSEGFLDDAVVDYATDRMGGQLTIKAPNAKVPMVNADSPINERINYYLQTEINPGLASHGGQVSLIDVVDDGIAVLQFGGGCQGCGQADVTLKEGIERTLLERIPELKGVRDVTDHTQKENAYY from the coding sequence ATGACCGCTATTACCATTACCGACGCTGCCCACGATTATCTGGCTGATCTGCTCTCCAAGCAGAGCACCCCGGGCATCGGCATCCGCATCTTCATCACCCAGCCTGGCACCCAGTACGCCGAAACCTGCATCGCCTACTGCAAGCCGGGCGAAGAGAAACCCGAAGACAAGGCCCTGGGCCTGAAGAGCTTCACCGCCTACATCGACGCCTTCAGCGAAGGTTTTCTCGACGATGCGGTGGTCGACTACGCCACCGATCGCATGGGCGGCCAACTGACCATCAAGGCGCCGAACGCCAAGGTGCCGATGGTCAACGCCGACAGCCCGATCAACGAGCGCATCAACTATTACCTGCAGACCGAGATCAACCCGGGGCTGGCCAGCCATGGCGGCCAGGTCAGCCTGATCGACGTGGTCGACGACGGTATCGCCGTGCTGCAATTCGGCGGCGGTTGCCAGGGCTGCGGCCAGGCCGACGTGACCTTGAAGGAAGGCATCGAGCGCACCCTGCTCGAGCGCATTCCCGAGCTCAAGGGTGTGCGTGACGTCACCGACCACACGCAGAAAGAAAACGCCTACTACTAA